In Colletotrichum lupini chromosome 6, complete sequence, a single window of DNA contains:
- a CDS encoding Asp/Glu/Hydantoin racemase, translated as MAPAIDQPVRLLCIIPISTTGMTDDLARVYHSTATLQITFVDGRDLDDCPPCIENHAQAISSTNAVLPRAIEYISNHSPHAVLVCCFSDHPLVYALEERYGDEVPVTGIFQAALQEATASGGKFGIVTTSTLWEQPLKDSADDLGFGTYSTGVAATGLSPLELESLDRDFVIDRIATSSKPLIDNGAESIILGCAGMAVLEDNILSALPPSIKTIDGVRSGMTILSRRIEETALTKPVLSLLDDTKTKIAVSSTMRDRQQIL; from the coding sequence ATGGCGCCGGCAATTGACCAGCCCGTGAGACTCCTATGCATCATCCCTATATCAACAACAGGCATGACAGACGACCTCGCACGTGTATATCACTCCACGGCAACCCTCCAAATTACCTTTGTGGACGGCCGCGACCTCGATGACTGCCCTCCGTGCATCGAGAACCACGCGCAGGCCATATCTTCAACCAACGCAGTTCTCCCCCGTGCGATAGAGTACATCTCCAACCACAGCCCGCATGCCGTCCTCGTCTGCTGCTTCTCAGACCACCCGCTAGTATACGCACTGGAGGAGCGCTACGGTGACGAGGTTCCCGTCACCGGAATATTCCAAGCCGCGTTACAGGAAGCCACAGCAAGTGGAGGCAAGTTCGGCATTGTTACAACATCGACCTTATGGGAACAGCCGCTGAAAGACTCTGCTGATGACCTCGGTTTCGGGACGTATTCCACTGGCGTCGCAGCGACTGGCTTGAGCCCACTTGAGCTGGAGAGCTTGGATCGGGATTTCGTGATCGATCGCATTGCTACATCTTCGAAGCCTTTGATTGATAACGGTGCCGAAAGCATTATCCTCGGCTGTGCGGGTATGGCGGTATTGGAAGACAATATACTCTCGGCTCTTCCACCTTCGATCAAGACGATTGATGGTGTTCGTTCAGGGATGACGATCTTGTCGCGGCGGATTGAGGAGACGGCTTTAACCAAACCAGTGCTTTCTCTCCTCGACGATACCAAGACTAAGATTGCGGTAAGCAGCACGATGAGGGACAGGCAGCAGATATTGTGA